A single window of Oncorhynchus keta strain PuntledgeMale-10-30-2019 chromosome 34, Oket_V2, whole genome shotgun sequence DNA harbors:
- the LOC118367182 gene encoding ATP-dependent RNA helicase DDX18-like — MAALQMRLLRQKIQKRSEKNKERKLLNKQKQEEDNDDANRLPEERCDETSHGATAISKPQNAKPTKKPQIQKNVSAEVNTEEKSVKMKRKLKTAESPGVKKAKKDKADDEEERGLTVTEEDADQGTDKPTQPIEGAEAGEEEEDDDDDDDDEEGSEDEVEKGEGEKFGDDDEEGGPELPTGLTGAFEDTSFASLASLVSENTLKGVKEMGFDHMTEIQHKSIRPLLEGRDILAAAKTGSGKTLAFLIPSIELIYKLKFMPRNGTGVVILSPTRELAMQTYGVMKELMTHHVHTFGLIMGGSNRTAEAQRLANGVNILVATPGRLLDHLQNTAGFMYKNLQCLIIDEADRILEVGFEEELKQIIKLLPKRRQTMLFSATQTRKVEDLARISLKKEPLYVGVDDNKDNATVDGLEQGYVVCPSEKRFMLLFTFLKKNRKKKLMVFFSSCMSVKFHYELLNYIDLPVMAIHGKQKQTKRTTTFFQFCNADSGILLCTDVAARGLDIPEVDWIVQYDPPDDPKEYIHRVGRTARGINGIGHALLILRPEELGFLRFLKQAKVPLSEFEFSWAKISDIQGQLGKLIEKNYYLHKSAQEAYKSYVRAYDSHSLKAIYSVNTLNLPMVALSFGFKVPPYVDLNVHSKGGLKMTKRGGGGGFGYQKGKGAHKAKIFKHVNKGKGDKRQFSR; from the exons ATGGCAGCTCTTCAGATGAGGCTTCTTCGGCAGAAAATCCAGAAAAGAAGCGAAAAGAACAAAGAGCGAAAGCTACTTAATAAACAGAAACAAGAGGAAGATAATG ATGACGCAAACAGACTTCCAGAGGAGCGTTGTGATGAAACGAGTCACGGGGCCACAGCAATTTCAAAGCCACAGAATGCCAAACCCACAAAGAAGCCACAAATACAGAAGAATGTGTCTGCAGAGGTGAACACAGAAGAAAAATCTGTCAAGATGAAAAGGAAGCTCAAAACTGCTGAATCGCCAG GTGTGAAAAAAGCCAAGAAGGATAAGGcagatgatgaggaggagagggggttgacTGTGACTGAGGAGGATGCTGATCAGGGCACAGACAAACCCACACAGCCTATTGAAGGGGCagaggctggagaggaggaggaagatgatgatgatgacgacgacGACGAAGAGGGAAGTGAAGATGAGGTGgaaaagggggaaggagagaagtttGGGGATGATGATGAGGAAGGTGGACCAGAGCTCCCAACTGGCTTGACAG GTGCGTTTGAGGACACATCGTTTGCCTCTTTAGCCTCTCTGGTGAGCGAGAACACTCTAAAGGGTGTGAAGGAGATGGGCTTTGACCACATGACCGAGATCCAACACAAAAGCATCCGCCCCCTGCTGGAGGGAAG AGATATACTGGCTGCTGCTAAGACCGGCAGTGGTAAAACCCTGGCCTTCCTCATCCCCTCCATCGAGCTCATCTACAAACTCAAGTTCATGCCCAGGAACG GCACGGGCGTGGTGATCCTGTCCCCAACGCGCGAGTTGGCCATGCAGACGTATGGCGTGATGAAAGAGCTGATGACCCACCACGTGCACACCTTTGGCCTGATCATGGGCGGCAGCAACCGCACGGCCGAGGCCCAAAGGCTGGCCAACGGTGTCAACATCCTGGTGGCCACACCCGGCAGACTGCTGGACCACCTGcag AATACCGCTGGCTTCATGTATAAGAACCTCCAGTGTCTGATCATTGACGAAGCCGACCGTATCCTGGAGGTCGGCTTCGAGGAGGAACTGAAGCAGATCATCAAACTCCTGCCAA AGCGGAGGCAGACCATGCTGTTCTCGGCCACCCAGACCCGTAAGGTGGAGGACCTGGCCCGTATCTCCCTGAAGAAGGAGCCCCTCTACGTGGGCGTGGACGACAACAAGGACAACGCCACCGTGGATGGCCTTGAACAG GGCTATGTGGTGTGTCCGTCTGAGAAGCGCTTCATGCTACTCTTCACCTTCTTGAAGAAGAACCGTAAGAAGAAGCTGATGGTGTTCTTCTCCTCCTGCATGTCGGTCAAGTTCCACTACGAGCTGCTCAACTACATCGACCTGCCTGTCATGGCCATCCAC GGGAAGCAAAAGCAGACAAAGCGTACCACCACCTTCTTCCAGTTCTGTAATGCTGACTCTGGCATCCTGTTGTGTACCGACGTGGCGGCCAGAGGCCTGGACATCCCCGAGGTGGACTGGATTGTACAGTATGACCCCCCAGATGACCCCAAG GAATACATCCACAGGGTCGGCAGAACAGCTCGCGGGATCAACGGCATAGGCCACGCCCTCCTGATCCTACGGCCAGAGGAGTTGGGCTTCCTGCGCTTCCTCAAACAGGCCAAG GTTCCTTTGAGTGAGTTTGAATTCTCTTGGGCGAAGATCTCCGATATCCAGGGTCAG CTGGGGAAATTGATTGAGAAGAACTACTACCTGCACAAGTCAGCCCAGGAGGCCTACAAGTCCTACGTGCGGGCGTACGACTCTCATTCGCTCAAAGCGATCTACAGCGTCAACACGCTCAACCTCCCCATGGTGGCACTCTCCTTCGGCTTCAAAGTGCCCCCCTACGTCGACCTCA ACGTCCACAGCAAAGGAGGACTGAAGATGACGAAGAGGGGTGGGGGCGGCGGCTTCGGCTACCAGAAGGGCAAGGGCGCTCACAAAGCCAAGATCTTCAAGCACGTCAACAAAGGCAAGGGGGACAAGAGGCAATTCTCTCGCTAG